The Solanum lycopersicum chromosome 9, SLM_r2.1 genome window below encodes:
- the LOC101251212 gene encoding uncharacterized protein isoform X2: MLPPLKNYCGCFLSLLVYQLTGAISPFFFTGYVKLDCQKKLEWNNRGFSTFHALLVTAASLYLLLESDLFCDGAQDELIINRTSAFSDTILGISTGYFLADLAMIFYYFPALGGTEYVLHHGLSMFAIVQSLLSGQAQIYIFMVLFTESTTPFVNLRWYLDVAGQKNSQLYVINGVALFLGWLVARILLFLFFFHHMFNHFHQIKNVYPLGFYSLLTVPPILALLNIVWFWKITKGLIKTLRKARHSQ; this comes from the exons ATGCTACCCCCATTAAAGAATTATTGTGGCTGCTTTCTCTCATTGCTG GTTTATCAATTAACAGGTGCTATAAGCCCTTTCTTCTTCACGGGATATGTTAAACTTGATTGCCAGAAAAAACTTGAATGGAACAACCG AGGGTTTTCCACTTTCCACGCGCTCCTTGTAACAGCTGCTTCTTTATATCTCTTGCTTGAATCAGACCTTTTCTGTGATGGTGCTCAGGATGAGTTAATTATAAATAGAACATCAGCTTTTTCAGACACCATACTCGGG ATCTCCACTGGCTACTTTCTGGCAGACCTGGCAATGATTTTCTATTACTTCCCAGCCTTGGGCGGAACGGAGTAT GTCTTACATCATGGACTTTCAATGTTTGCAATTGTTCAATCCCTTTTAAGTGGTCAAgcacagatatatatatttatggtaCTTTTTACTGAGAGTACTACTCCCTTTGTTAATTTAAGATG GTACCTAGATGTTGCTGGTCAAAAGAACTCTCAGCTTTATGTAATTAATGGAGTAGCTTTATTTCTTGGGTGGCTG GTTGCAAGGattcttttgtttctcttttttttccatcATATGTTTAACCATTTTCATCAG ATCAAGAACGTTTATCCACTGGGATTCTACAGCTTGTTGACTGTACCTCCTATTTTGGCACTGCTAAATATCGTCTGGTTTTGGAAAATCACAAAGGGTTTAATTAAGACTTTGAGAAAGGCTAGACACAGCCAGTAG
- the LOC101251212 gene encoding uncharacterized protein isoform X5, giving the protein MLPPLKNYCGCFLSLLVYQLTGAISPFFFTGYVKLDCQKKLEWNNRGFSTFHALLVTAASLYLLLESDLFCDGAQDELIINRTSAFSDTILGISTGYFLADLAMIFYYFPALGGTEYVLHHGLSMFAIVQSLLSGQAQIYIFMVLFTESTTPFVNLRWYLDVAGQKNSQLYVINGVALFLGWLVARILLFLFFFHHMFNHFHQLGGILQVYILDIDL; this is encoded by the exons ATGCTACCCCCATTAAAGAATTATTGTGGCTGCTTTCTCTCATTGCTG GTTTATCAATTAACAGGTGCTATAAGCCCTTTCTTCTTCACGGGATATGTTAAACTTGATTGCCAGAAAAAACTTGAATGGAACAACCG AGGGTTTTCCACTTTCCACGCGCTCCTTGTAACAGCTGCTTCTTTATATCTCTTGCTTGAATCAGACCTTTTCTGTGATGGTGCTCAGGATGAGTTAATTATAAATAGAACATCAGCTTTTTCAGACACCATACTCGGG ATCTCCACTGGCTACTTTCTGGCAGACCTGGCAATGATTTTCTATTACTTCCCAGCCTTGGGCGGAACGGAGTAT GTCTTACATCATGGACTTTCAATGTTTGCAATTGTTCAATCCCTTTTAAGTGGTCAAgcacagatatatatatttatggtaCTTTTTACTGAGAGTACTACTCCCTTTGTTAATTTAAGATG GTACCTAGATGTTGCTGGTCAAAAGAACTCTCAGCTTTATGTAATTAATGGAGTAGCTTTATTTCTTGGGTGGCTG GTTGCAAGGattcttttgtttctcttttttttccatcATATGTTTAACCATTTTCATCAG CTCGGCGGAATTCTTCAAGTCTACATACTAGACATTGATTTATAA
- the LOC101251212 gene encoding uncharacterized protein isoform X4: MLVSIAGHATPIKELLWLLSLIAGIIICKLVYQLTGAISPFFFTGYVKLDCQKKLEWNNRGFSTFHALLVTAASLYLLLESDLFCDGAQDELIINRTSAFSDTILGISTGYFLADLAMIFYYFPALGGTEYVLHHGLSMFAIVQSLLSGQAQIYIFMVLFTESTTPFVNLRWYLDVAGQKNSQLYVINGVALFLGWLVARILLFLFFFHHMFNHFHQAFSYNCKISEGHGR, encoded by the exons ATGTTGGTTAGCATAGCGGGTCATGCTACCCCCATTAAAGAATTATTGTGGCTGCTTTCTCTCATTGCTGGTATCATCATCTGTAAACTT GTTTATCAATTAACAGGTGCTATAAGCCCTTTCTTCTTCACGGGATATGTTAAACTTGATTGCCAGAAAAAACTTGAATGGAACAACCG AGGGTTTTCCACTTTCCACGCGCTCCTTGTAACAGCTGCTTCTTTATATCTCTTGCTTGAATCAGACCTTTTCTGTGATGGTGCTCAGGATGAGTTAATTATAAATAGAACATCAGCTTTTTCAGACACCATACTCGGG ATCTCCACTGGCTACTTTCTGGCAGACCTGGCAATGATTTTCTATTACTTCCCAGCCTTGGGCGGAACGGAGTAT GTCTTACATCATGGACTTTCAATGTTTGCAATTGTTCAATCCCTTTTAAGTGGTCAAgcacagatatatatatttatggtaCTTTTTACTGAGAGTACTACTCCCTTTGTTAATTTAAGATG GTACCTAGATGTTGCTGGTCAAAAGAACTCTCAGCTTTATGTAATTAATGGAGTAGCTTTATTTCTTGGGTGGCTG GTTGCAAGGattcttttgtttctcttttttttccatcATATGTTTAACCATTTTCATCAG GCTTTTTCTTATAACTGCAAAATTTCTGAGGGCCATGGCCGGTGA
- the LOC101251212 gene encoding uncharacterized protein isoform X3, which produces MLVSIAGHATPIKELLWLLSLIAGIIICKLVYQLTGAISPFFFTGYVKLDCQKKLEWNNRGFSTFHALLVTAASLYLLLESDLFCDGAQDELIINRTSAFSDTILGISTGYFLADLAMIFYYFPALGGTEYVLHHGLSMFAIVQSLLSGQAQIYIFMVLFTESTTPFVNLRWYLDVAGQKNSQLYVINGVALFLGWLVARILLFLFFFHHMFNHFHQLGGILQVYILDIDL; this is translated from the exons ATGTTGGTTAGCATAGCGGGTCATGCTACCCCCATTAAAGAATTATTGTGGCTGCTTTCTCTCATTGCTGGTATCATCATCTGTAAACTT GTTTATCAATTAACAGGTGCTATAAGCCCTTTCTTCTTCACGGGATATGTTAAACTTGATTGCCAGAAAAAACTTGAATGGAACAACCG AGGGTTTTCCACTTTCCACGCGCTCCTTGTAACAGCTGCTTCTTTATATCTCTTGCTTGAATCAGACCTTTTCTGTGATGGTGCTCAGGATGAGTTAATTATAAATAGAACATCAGCTTTTTCAGACACCATACTCGGG ATCTCCACTGGCTACTTTCTGGCAGACCTGGCAATGATTTTCTATTACTTCCCAGCCTTGGGCGGAACGGAGTAT GTCTTACATCATGGACTTTCAATGTTTGCAATTGTTCAATCCCTTTTAAGTGGTCAAgcacagatatatatatttatggtaCTTTTTACTGAGAGTACTACTCCCTTTGTTAATTTAAGATG GTACCTAGATGTTGCTGGTCAAAAGAACTCTCAGCTTTATGTAATTAATGGAGTAGCTTTATTTCTTGGGTGGCTG GTTGCAAGGattcttttgtttctcttttttttccatcATATGTTTAACCATTTTCATCAG CTCGGCGGAATTCTTCAAGTCTACATACTAGACATTGATTTATAA
- the LOC101251212 gene encoding uncharacterized protein isoform X1, which yields MLVSIAGHATPIKELLWLLSLIAGIIICKLVYQLTGAISPFFFTGYVKLDCQKKLEWNNRGFSTFHALLVTAASLYLLLESDLFCDGAQDELIINRTSAFSDTILGISTGYFLADLAMIFYYFPALGGTEYVLHHGLSMFAIVQSLLSGQAQIYIFMVLFTESTTPFVNLRWYLDVAGQKNSQLYVINGVALFLGWLVARILLFLFFFHHMFNHFHQIKNVYPLGFYSLLTVPPILALLNIVWFWKITKGLIKTLRKARHSQ from the exons ATGTTGGTTAGCATAGCGGGTCATGCTACCCCCATTAAAGAATTATTGTGGCTGCTTTCTCTCATTGCTGGTATCATCATCTGTAAACTT GTTTATCAATTAACAGGTGCTATAAGCCCTTTCTTCTTCACGGGATATGTTAAACTTGATTGCCAGAAAAAACTTGAATGGAACAACCG AGGGTTTTCCACTTTCCACGCGCTCCTTGTAACAGCTGCTTCTTTATATCTCTTGCTTGAATCAGACCTTTTCTGTGATGGTGCTCAGGATGAGTTAATTATAAATAGAACATCAGCTTTTTCAGACACCATACTCGGG ATCTCCACTGGCTACTTTCTGGCAGACCTGGCAATGATTTTCTATTACTTCCCAGCCTTGGGCGGAACGGAGTAT GTCTTACATCATGGACTTTCAATGTTTGCAATTGTTCAATCCCTTTTAAGTGGTCAAgcacagatatatatatttatggtaCTTTTTACTGAGAGTACTACTCCCTTTGTTAATTTAAGATG GTACCTAGATGTTGCTGGTCAAAAGAACTCTCAGCTTTATGTAATTAATGGAGTAGCTTTATTTCTTGGGTGGCTG GTTGCAAGGattcttttgtttctcttttttttccatcATATGTTTAACCATTTTCATCAG ATCAAGAACGTTTATCCACTGGGATTCTACAGCTTGTTGACTGTACCTCCTATTTTGGCACTGCTAAATATCGTCTGGTTTTGGAAAATCACAAAGGGTTTAATTAAGACTTTGAGAAAGGCTAGACACAGCCAGTAG